The genome window ATGAATAACTTGTTCTTTCCTGAATGGATAATCTTTAGGAAATATTGCACAATAGGAAAAACATGGCTTTAGATGTGGGGGAAGTTCATTGTAGCTCAACATCAACGCTGGCAATATGTCATTGTTTGACAGGTCCCATATTTCACTTCTCAAAATACGTTTCCACCCTTCAACCTCTGATTCGGAGCGTAACATGCCAGCGAGCGTCTTCAGAGCTAAGGGCAGTCCTTTGCACTTAGCTGCAATTCGTTTTCCGACCTCTTCAAGTTCTGGATGTCCCATAGGATCCATGTTTTCAAATGCATGTCTTTTAAATAAAGACCAAGAGTCATCAATAGATAAAGTGTCCATGCTAATTTGCTCAGCTCGCATCATCAAGGCAACACTCTTTTTACGTGTCGTCACAATGATCTTACTTCCAATACCTCCTTGAACAAAAATATTCCTCAAGTCATTCCACTCTCTGTAGTTTTCATTCCACATATCATCCAGAACAATGAGAAACCTTTTTCCATttaatctttccttcaatttGACTTGTAGCTGATTAAGATTGTCATCAACCTTCAAGTCAAATGAGCCAATTTCTTGAAGTAAGGCTTTTGTTATTCTTGAAGCATCATATGCCTCAGAAACACAAAACCAACCTTTCAAATCAAAATGATCTGTCACCTTCTTATAATTGTAAACCACTTGAGCTAGTGTTGTCTTACCCATGCCCCCCATTCCAACAATAGGGAGAACAGTCAGATTTTTTTCACTTGCCTCCTTAGACGTTAAAAGGTCAATCAATCGCTCTATTTCATTCTGCCTACCAAAGACATCAGATTCAACCACAGAAGTTGAAGGTGATCTAGTTTCTATTTTTTTACCCGAACTGAAA of Capsicum annuum cultivar UCD-10X-F1 unplaced genomic scaffold, UCD10Xv1.1 ctg66981, whole genome shotgun sequence contains these proteins:
- the LOC124893898 gene encoding putative disease resistance RPP13-like protein 1; translation: MEIGLAVGSAVGGAFLNVFFDRLAPRVGLLKMFQKHKHDDGLLEKLEDILLCLQIVLSDAENKQASNPIVRKWLNKLQIAVDGAENLLEEVNYEALRLKVEGQHQNLAETSNQQVSDLNLSLSDDFFLNIEEKLEDTIRKLEVLEKQIGRLGLQKHFSSGKKIETRSPSTSVVESDVFGRQNEIERLIDLLTSKEASEKNLTVLPIVGMGGMGKTTLAQVVYNYKKVTDHFDLKGWFCVSEAYDASRITKALLQEIGSFDLKVDDNLNQLQVKLKERLNGKRFLIVLDDMWNENYREWNDLRNIFVQGGIGSKIIVTTRKKSVALMMRAEQISMDTLSIDDSWSLFKRHAFENMDPMGHPELEEVGKRIAAKCKGLPLALKTLAGMLRSESEVEGWKRILRSEIWDLSNNDILPALMLSYNELPPHLKPCFSYCAIFPKDYPFRKEQV